CGGCGCTGCGCAGGTGAACGTGTCGCGTTCGCTCGCCGAGCTCGGGCTCGTCACCTATGAGACCGAACGCAACACGCTGCAGTTCCAGTCGGGGCTGCGCGGGCCGCTGACCGATGCGACGCGCTGGACCGTCTACGCGCAATATGGCCGCTCGACCGAGAACTCGCTGATCCGCGGCGACGGCCTGGTCAACAACGCGGCTGGCGCGAACAATTTCGCGTCGATCGTCAACACCGTGAACATCTTCGGCCCCCGCCAGCCGGGCCTCGGGGGCGCGCTCGGTACCACGCTCAACGGCTTCAACCGCAAGCGCGACCAGTTCGTGACCGCCGCGACGATCAGCGGCACGTCGGCGGACCTGTTCTCGCTCCCCGCGGGCCCGATCGGCTTTGCCGCGGGCGTCGAATATCGCCGCGAGACCGCGAGCATCGACCAGGACAGCGCGCTGCTCAGCGGCAACTCCTACCGCCAGGGCGTGCAGGCCGCGTATAGCGGGTCGTTCGACGTCGCCGAACTGTACGGCGAAATGCTGGTGCCGCTAATCCACGACACCCCGCTGATCCGCAAGCTCGACATCGGCGGCGCGTATCGCCTGTCCGACTACAATCTGTTCGGCACGCACGGCACCTGGAAGGTCGAGGCGAACTGGGAGGTCGACCGCAACCTGCGCGCGCGCGGCACCTATCAGCGCGTGCTGCGCACCCCGAACTTCGGCGAATTCGCCGCCAGCACCTCGTCGCTGCCGTTCAACAACCTCGTCACCGTCGACCGCCTCAAGCCGCGCTACGGCGGCGATCCGTGCGTGCTCGGCACCGGCGACGCCGCACAGTGCGCTCGCTTCGGCGCGCCGGCCGCGGGGTCGACCAACTCCAACGCCCCCGGTTACCTGACCGGCAATTATTTCTACGGCGGCAACCCGGATATCCAGCCCGAGACCGGCTACACCACGACCGCGGGCGTGGTCCTGACGCCGACTTTCCTTCCCGGTCTCAACGTGACCGTCGACTGGTACGAGCTCGACCTGCGCGGCGCGGTCGGCGTGATCCAGCCGATCGCGGCGATCACCAGCTGCTACGTCACCAATCCGACCGCGGGCAATCCGCTGTGTGGGCTCGTGACGCGCAACGCGAACGGCAGCTTCAAGGACGCGTTCGTCAACAACCAGAACCTCGGGCGCCTGCTGCAGCGCGGGCTCGACATCACCGCCAGCTACACGCTGCGGGCCGATTGGCTGCCGGGCAAGGGCCTGCGCGCCAGCTACCAGGGCAACGTCGTCACCTCCTACGTGATCCAGGCCAATTCGACCGTCGCGGGCATCCAGTGCAAGGGCACGTTCGGCGCGACCTGCTCCAGCGACGGCACGACCCTGGTCCAGCCCGCCTATCGCCACACCGCGGGCCTCGGCTGGCTGATCGATGGCGGCGTGATCCAGTTCGACTGGCAGCGCATCGGCAAGGTGAAATCGAGCGCAACGGGCTCGACCGAGACGTTGTCGGCGCAGAACACCTTCGACCTGTCGGCTTCGCACGACTTCACCGACGTGATCACGATGAGCGCGGGCGTCTACAACATGTTCGACAAGAAGCCCCCGCGGGTCTCGTCGGGCGGCGTGTTCAACACCTTCCCCGACACCTACGACATCCTGGGCCGCACGATCGGCTTCTCGCTGACCGCGCATATGTAACGCCGCCCCTCCGTCATCCCGGGCTCGTCCCGGGATCCAGGGCCACGAACGCCACCGCGTGTGGCTCTGGGTCCTGACGTTCGTCAGGACGACGGCTGATTAGCTGATGTCCCTTCCCCGTCTCCACCGCCGGAGTTCCCTTCGATGATGCTGCCATTCTCGACGGCCGACTGGCTGGTGATCGGTGCCTATCTCCTTCTGCTCGTCGCCGGCGGCTGGATCTTCACGCCGCGCAAGACCGCGTCGGCGCACGACTATTTCCTCGCCGGCGGCAACGTCCCCGCCTGGCTCGCCGCGATCTCGGTACTGTCCGCGACACAGTCCGCCGCGACCTTCCTCGGCGGTCCCGACTATGGCTATCATGGCGACCTCACCTATCTCAGCGGCAATATCGGCGGGCTGATCGGCGCGATCTTCGTCGCGCGCGTGATGATCCCGCGCTTCTACGCGATCAACGCGACGACAGCCTATGAACTGCTGACGCTGCGCTTCAGCGAGAAGGCGACGCGCTGGGCCGGCGGCATGTTCCTCGTCGGTCGCGTGTTCGCCGGCGGCGCGCGCGTCTATCTCGCCGCGATCGCGCTGGCGATGGTCATCACCGGCAGCGTCGACGCGCAGGGCATCGTCATCGCGGCGGCCATCCTGATCGTGGCGAGCGTCTTGTTCACCTTCGTCGGCGGGCTGAAGTCGGTACTGTGGAACGACCTGATCCAGTTCGTCGTCTATCTCGGCTCGGCGATCGCGGTGCTGGTGTTCCTGCGGATGTCGATCCCGGCCTCGAACGGCGAGATCATCCAGGCGCTCTCGAACGCGCCGGAGGGCATGAACAAGCTGCGCCTGTTCGACTTCTCGTTCGACCTGTCGCGGCCCTTCTCGATGCTCGCGATCATCACGGGCCTGGCGCTGCTCTACATCGCCAACGCCGGCATGGACCAGGACACCACGCAGCGCCTGTTGTCGTGCAAGGACGCGAAGACCGGCGCGCGCAGCCTCTATCTGTCGGTGTTCGCGACCGTGCCCGTGGTCGGCATGTTCATCGTCATCGGGCTGATGCTCTACATCTTCTACGACCGCCCCGATTTGATGGGCGGCACCAGTGCGGTCGCAGGCAACCAGTTCGGTGGCGAGAAGATCAGCATCTTCATGCACTACATTCTGACCCAGCTGCCGGGGGGCTTACGCGGACTGGTGACGATCGGGATCTGCGCCGCCGCGGTCGCGACCACCAATTCGGCGCTGAACGCGATGTCGTCGGTGCTCGTGCAGGATTTCTACCGCCCCTGGCGCGACCGTCGCGGCCCCGTCGACGAGCATCATTTCGTCCAGGCGGGGCGTGCCGGCATGGGCGTGATCGGCGTCGCGATGTTCGTGATGGCGGTGGTCTCCTTCTACTGGCAGCGCTACAGCGACATGGGTCTGCTGGAGTTCGCGCTGCAGGTCATGATCTTCACCTATGCCGGCATCTTGGGCGTCTATTTCACCGCGCTGTTCACGCGGCGCGGGACCACAGGCTCGGTGATCGCCGCGCTGCTGATCGGCTTCGTGGTGATCGTTCTGCTGCAGCCCGGAATCGCGCGCGCGATCGGGCTGCCCGCGCTGCTGACCGGCCTCGCCTTCCCCTTCCAGCTCTGCATCGGAACGCTGGTCGCGTTCCTGGTCTGCGCTGCACCGGCCCCCAGACAGGGATCACGATGATGACGAATACCGAAACGCTCGACCCCCGCTATCTCGACCTCGACCTATGGCCGACCGAACTGGCGGTCCAGGCGATGCTCGAGGGGCAGTTGGCGGCGATCGCCGCGATCCAGTCGCAGACGGTCGCGGTCGCGTGCGCCGCCGACGCCGCCGCGGACCGGCTCGGCGACACCGGGCGGCTGATCTTCGTCGGCGCGGGCACCTCGGGCCGCCTCGCGGTCCAGGACGGCACCGAGCTCCACCCGACCTTCGGCTGGCCGATGGAGCGCATGGTGTTCCTGATGGCGGGCGGCGTCAGCGCGCTGACCGAAGCCTATGAAGGCGCCGAGGATGATGTCGACGCCGCGCGATCGGACATCGATGCCTGCGGCATCGGCGCGTCCGACGTCGTGATCGGTGTCGCCGCCAGCGGCCGCACCCCCTTCACCGTCGCCGCGATCGAGCGCGCGCGCGCCGCCGGCGCGCTGACGATCGGTATCGCCAACAACCCCGCGACGCTGCTCGTCGATCGCGCCGAACACGCCGTGGTCGCCGCGACCGGCAGCGAGGTGCTCGCCGGATCGACCCGGATGAAGGCCGGCACCGCGCAGAAGGCGGTGCTCAACCTGCTGTCGACCGCGATCATGCTGCGATTGGGGCTGGTCTACCGCGGCCGCATGGTCGCGATGCGCATCTCCAACGCGAAGCTCTTGCAACGCGGTCGCCGCATGGTTCAGGATATCGCAGGGGTGGATGCGGACATGGCGACACAGGCGCTGGAAGCGGCGGACAACGACATTCGGCTCGGCGTCGTCATCGCGCTCGGCGTGCCGGCGGACCGGGCCGCGACGTTGCTCGCCGAACAGGGCGGCAACCTGCGCGCCGTGATGCAGGGTCTCGCCGCGCGATCATGACAACGCTCGACCTCGACTGGACGCGGAACGGCGAAGGCACGCCGCTGTACATGCAGCTCGCGCGCAGCCTGCGCGATCATATCAGCGGCGGCGGCATCGGTCCGGGCGGCGCGCTGCCGTCGGAGCGCGACCTGAGCGAGCTTGCCGGCCTCTCGCGCGTCACCGTGCGCAAGGGCATCAAGCAGCTGATCGACGAAGGCGTGCTGATCCGCAAACAGGGGTCCGGCACCTACGTCGCGCGCCGGATCGAGGCGCCCGGCACCAAGCTCAGCAGCTTCAGCGACGATACGCGGTCGCGCGGCGAGGATCCCGGCGTGGTCTGGATCTACCGCTCCTACGCGCTACCGACCGAGGAGGAAGCAACCGCGCTCGGCGTCGCGGCGAGTGCGCGCGTCGCGCGGCTCGGCCGCGTCCGCCTGGCGGGCGGCGAGCCGCTCGCGATCGAGCATGCGGTGATCCCCGCGGCCTTCATGCCCGATCTCGAAGGACTGGGGGATTCGCTCTACCAGGCGCTCGACGCACACGGCTTTCGCCCGACCTCGGGCACGCAGCGCGTCCGCGCCTCGCTCGCGACCCCGACCGAGGCCGGAATCCTGTGCGTCCAGGAGAATTCCGAAGTGCTCCGGATCGACCGCCGGACCCGCATTCCCGACGGCCGGATCGTCGAGTTCACTCGCTCGGTCTATCGCGGCGACCGCTACGAATTCGTCACCGAACTGGACGTGGTTTGAACATCAACTCCTCCCCCGCCAGGGGGAGGTGGCAGGCGTCAGCCTGACGGAGGGGGCGGAAACGATAACGTCCGTTCCGTGTCCGCCCCCTCCGTCACCTTCGGTACCACCTCCCCCTTGCGGGGGAGGATCGAAGGACGCCTCCTACCGCATCTCCATCCGGATCCCGACGCGGAACGCGCGGCCCAGAAGGTCCGAATAGGTGCTGTTCGCCGCCAGCCCGGTCTCGGGCACCAGCAACGGCCAGCGATCGAACACGTTCGTGACGTTGAGGAACAGCTGCGCATCCGCCCCGCCCATGTCGATCTTCGCGGTCAGGTTGAGATCGGCGTAGAACAGCCCCGACACGTGATTGACGTCATAGGTCGGGAACTGCGTCGTCGAGACCGGGCAGCCGGTCTGGCATTCGATGCCGTTGCCGACATATTTGCCCGAGCTCACGCCGCGGCCGACGCCGGTGATCGAGAAGTCGGGCGTGTCGTAGGTCAGGCTACCACGATAGATCCATTTCGGCGTACTCGCCTGCCCGCCGTTCACGCCGACCGAGTTGAGCACCACCGTGCTCGGAACGCCGCTGTTGAACAGGTTGTCGATGTAGCGGGTCGCGGTCCCGCGCAGCGTGATCGCGCCCTCGCTGTCGCCGAACAGCTTGTCGAGCGGCAGACGGTACGACCCGTCGATGTCGACGCCGCGGACCAGCTGGCTGGCGGCGTTGAATGGCTGGCTGCGGAACAGGAGATAGGGCTGGCCCGGCGACGACCGCGCCGGATCCGCGCTATAGGCGTCGCAGAACTGCTGCTGGCCCTGGAAGCACAGGTTGATGATGTCCTGCGCGCCGAACGTGCTGATCGCGTCCTTCACGTCGATGCGGAAGTAATCGACCGACAGGTTGAACCCGGGCAGGAAGCGCGGCGCGACGACGACACCGGCGTTCCACGAATCCGATTTCTCGGGACGCAAATTGAGGTTGCCGGTGACCGTCGCCGAATAGCTGTAGGTCGCCGGGCCGTTCGCGCCGTTGTTGGTGAAGGCGGGGTTGCGCACCGAATCGCTGTTCGCCGATCCCGCGGCGAACAGTTCGTTGAGGTTCGGCGCGCGGATGTCGCGCGACCGCGTGACGCGGAAGCGGATATCCTCGATCGGCTGCCAGGTCGCACCCGCCTTCCACGTCGTCACATAGCCCGCGGTCGAATAGCGCGTCGCACGCGCGGCGCCGTTGAACTCGATCCCCAGTCCCAGCGGCACGACGGTCTCGAGATAGGCTTCCTTGACGTTGTAGCTGCCGTTGGTCGGCAGATAGTTGCCGACCGACCAGCGGTTGGTCGTCGCTGGCCGGCCGCTCGCATCGAGCACCGACAGCGGCTGGAACTCGGCGGGCACGAAGCCGCTGATCTTTTCCTTGCGATATTCGGCGCCCATCGCGACGCTGACGTCGCCCGCCCAGGTCCGGAACGGAGTCACCGACAGGTTGAACGCGGCGTTATACTGTTCGACCACCTCGTCGCGGTACGGGTTGCCCAGCACGTACGAGAATGCCGCCGGGTTCGCGACGCCGATGCCGAGCCGGTTCAGCGGGACGCAACCCGGGTCGTTGTTGGTCGTGCTGGCATCGACGTTGATCAGGCACTGGATCGAGCCCGGGGCATAGCCGCCGGTGTTGCCGGCCGGGGCGAACACCGCGGCGGTCGCGTTGTTCATCCTGGTGATGTTCATCACGTTGCGCAGCTGCTCGCGCAGCTTGGCGCGACCATATTGGCCGTAGATCTCCCAGGTCGCGTTCTTGCCGAACACCTCGCCCGTGCCCTCGGCGCCGAGTGCATAACGCTGCACCTCGCGCTTGTTGTCGACCGCGCGGAACGGCAGGTCGGCGGCGGTGCTGGCGATCGTCACGCTGGTGATGCCGGCAAGCTGCGCGCGCCCCAGCGTGTTGTAGAGATACGCGTTGCAGGTGAGCGGCGCAGCGGCCGCGGTCGCCGCGGTGCCGCAACCGGTGGCGGACAGCGACACGCCGGTCGCCAGGTTCGGCCCCGCGTTGAAGAACACGTGCTGCTTGTTGTACGCACCCTCGGCGAACAGCTCGATGCCGTTGGCGACCTCGTAGCTGGCGCGACCGTACACGCCGTGACGATCGTCCTCGGGGTCCAGCCCGATGCGACGGCCCGAATCATTGACCCGCCAGTCGCCGCCCTGCGTCAACGACGGCGCGGTCGCGCCGGTCGGCGACGGGAAGGTCAGCGCACCGTACTGGTACTGCTGCACCGCGCCGTTCTGGCCGAAATACAGCCCACGCAGGCGGTTCGCGGGCCCCCCCGCGGACGCCGTGATCAGGCCGCCCGGGGTGGAGTTGGCCGCGCCGACCTGCTTGCGGATCAGGAACTGCGGGACGCCCGAATTGGTCGTCGCGTCATAAGCCGGGTTCTGGATGCGGACGTATCCGGTCGCGTTCCAGTCGCGGTCGACCTTGAAGATGCCGTCGCGGTGCGCGACTTCGCCCGACAACAGGATATGCCCGCGGTCATCGCTGCCGAAGGCGAAGCCGCCCGCGACGCTCATCGAGTAATTCCCGCCGTCGCCCTTGTCGGTGATGCCGCTGTCGACGCTGACCTTGAAGCCCTTGTACTTCTTGTCGAGCACGAAGTTGACGGCGCCCGCGACCGCGTCGGAGCCGTAGGCTGCCGAGGCCCCGCCCGTGACGACCTCGACGCTCTTCACCAGCTGCTGGGGGATGGTGTTGACGTCGACCAACCCGGTGATC
This sequence is a window from Sphingomonas ginsenosidivorax. Protein-coding genes within it:
- a CDS encoding TonB-dependent receptor plug domain-containing protein — translated: MAVLAFAMTQASGTALAQAAPAPQDASTPQDSTAQANPDAGEDIVVTGTRIPVPGLTSSSPVASVGEQQIKLQSALTIEDFSTKIPQLSGGVRQGSQGSDAFGAQVLELRNFGQSRSLVLIDGTRAAPFSFRNSVDVNAIPASLIKRVDVLTGGAAAVYGADAVAGVVNFILNDDYEGIRGTATSRLSTNGGAQYGGSLMLGTTLGDRGNVVVAADYTQRDGIRAGQRDWAATPNQTIPSIGGVFTDVASGRRFGYTDDGAFTTNPSATSNVSASYPLISPLKRINVAALFKYEITPQIEYYGRAMYTNTRTEETGTPGATPASVSRVVSISQTNPFLTDAIRNQLTFVGGAAQVNVSRSLAELGLVTYETERNTLQFQSGLRGPLTDATRWTVYAQYGRSTENSLIRGDGLVNNAAGANNFASIVNTVNIFGPRQPGLGGALGTTLNGFNRKRDQFVTAATISGTSADLFSLPAGPIGFAAGVEYRRETASIDQDSALLSGNSYRQGVQAAYSGSFDVAELYGEMLVPLIHDTPLIRKLDIGGAYRLSDYNLFGTHGTWKVEANWEVDRNLRARGTYQRVLRTPNFGEFAASTSSLPFNNLVTVDRLKPRYGGDPCVLGTGDAAQCARFGAPAAGSTNSNAPGYLTGNYFYGGNPDIQPETGYTTTAGVVLTPTFLPGLNVTVDWYELDLRGAVGVIQPIAAITSCYVTNPTAGNPLCGLVTRNANGSFKDAFVNNQNLGRLLQRGLDITASYTLRADWLPGKGLRASYQGNVVTSYVIQANSTVAGIQCKGTFGATCSSDGTTLVQPAYRHTAGLGWLIDGGVIQFDWQRIGKVKSSATGSTETLSAQNTFDLSASHDFTDVITMSAGVYNMFDKKPPRVSSGGVFNTFPDTYDILGRTIGFSLTAHM
- a CDS encoding sodium:solute symporter; translated protein: MMLPFSTADWLVIGAYLLLLVAGGWIFTPRKTASAHDYFLAGGNVPAWLAAISVLSATQSAATFLGGPDYGYHGDLTYLSGNIGGLIGAIFVARVMIPRFYAINATTAYELLTLRFSEKATRWAGGMFLVGRVFAGGARVYLAAIALAMVITGSVDAQGIVIAAAILIVASVLFTFVGGLKSVLWNDLIQFVVYLGSAIAVLVFLRMSIPASNGEIIQALSNAPEGMNKLRLFDFSFDLSRPFSMLAIITGLALLYIANAGMDQDTTQRLLSCKDAKTGARSLYLSVFATVPVVGMFIVIGLMLYIFYDRPDLMGGTSAVAGNQFGGEKISIFMHYILTQLPGGLRGLVTIGICAAAVATTNSALNAMSSVLVQDFYRPWRDRRGPVDEHHFVQAGRAGMGVIGVAMFVMAVVSFYWQRYSDMGLLEFALQVMIFTYAGILGVYFTALFTRRGTTGSVIAALLIGFVVIVLLQPGIARAIGLPALLTGLAFPFQLCIGTLVAFLVCAAPAPRQGSR
- a CDS encoding N-acetylmuramic acid 6-phosphate etherase, with translation MTNTETLDPRYLDLDLWPTELAVQAMLEGQLAAIAAIQSQTVAVACAADAAADRLGDTGRLIFVGAGTSGRLAVQDGTELHPTFGWPMERMVFLMAGGVSALTEAYEGAEDDVDAARSDIDACGIGASDVVIGVAASGRTPFTVAAIERARAAGALTIGIANNPATLLVDRAEHAVVAATGSEVLAGSTRMKAGTAQKAVLNLLSTAIMLRLGLVYRGRMVAMRISNAKLLQRGRRMVQDIAGVDADMATQALEAADNDIRLGVVIALGVPADRAATLLAEQGGNLRAVMQGLAARS
- a CDS encoding GntR family transcriptional regulator; this translates as MTTLDLDWTRNGEGTPLYMQLARSLRDHISGGGIGPGGALPSERDLSELAGLSRVTVRKGIKQLIDEGVLIRKQGSGTYVARRIEAPGTKLSSFSDDTRSRGEDPGVVWIYRSYALPTEEEATALGVAASARVARLGRVRLAGGEPLAIEHAVIPAAFMPDLEGLGDSLYQALDAHGFRPTSGTQRVRASLATPTEAGILCVQENSEVLRIDRRTRIPDGRIVEFTRSVYRGDRYEFVTELDVV
- a CDS encoding TonB-dependent receptor plug domain-containing protein encodes the protein MTKPVHFERHLRDLASVSSWAVLAVAIGVASPALAQTVAPVQAQTETESAKTADADSNAEILVTGSRVARDGFQAPTPVMVLTQEQILNSSPSNNIADFVNQMPALAGSTRPANSRLNLSSGQAGINALNLRNLGETRTLVLLDGRRSVGSTITGLVDVNTIPQQLVKSVEVVTGGASAAYGSDAVAGAVNFVLDKKYKGFKVSVDSGITDKGDGGNYSMSVAGGFAFGSDDRGHILLSGEVAHRDGIFKVDRDWNATGYVRIQNPAYDATTNSGVPQFLIRKQVGAANSTPGGLITASAGGPANRLRGLYFGQNGAVQQYQYGALTFPSPTGATAPSLTQGGDWRVNDSGRRIGLDPEDDRHGVYGRASYEVANGIELFAEGAYNKQHVFFNAGPNLATGVSLSATGCGTAATAAAAPLTCNAYLYNTLGRAQLAGITSVTIASTAADLPFRAVDNKREVQRYALGAEGTGEVFGKNATWEIYGQYGRAKLREQLRNVMNITRMNNATAAVFAPAGNTGGYAPGSIQCLINVDASTTNNDPGCVPLNRLGIGVANPAAFSYVLGNPYRDEVVEQYNAAFNLSVTPFRTWAGDVSVAMGAEYRKEKISGFVPAEFQPLSVLDASGRPATTNRWSVGNYLPTNGSYNVKEAYLETVVPLGLGIEFNGAARATRYSTAGYVTTWKAGATWQPIEDIRFRVTRSRDIRAPNLNELFAAGSANSDSVRNPAFTNNGANGPATYSYSATVTGNLNLRPEKSDSWNAGVVVAPRFLPGFNLSVDYFRIDVKDAISTFGAQDIINLCFQGQQQFCDAYSADPARSSPGQPYLLFRSQPFNAASQLVRGVDIDGSYRLPLDKLFGDSEGAITLRGTATRYIDNLFNSGVPSTVVLNSVGVNGGQASTPKWIYRGSLTYDTPDFSITGVGRGVSSGKYVGNGIECQTGCPVSTTQFPTYDVNHVSGLFYADLNLTAKIDMGGADAQLFLNVTNVFDRWPLLVPETGLAANSTYSDLLGRAFRVGIRMEMR